A genomic stretch from Desulfolutivibrio sulfodismutans DSM 3696 includes:
- a CDS encoding polyphenol oxidase family protein, with translation MDQPVAAIAFRFPSVPGVRVAFGMRTAIPANAPATACGDPFAGGNISYRVGDDPDRVTKTRQAFRDLLDFSSWHALKQVHGADMVFDPQADTLRQPSPREADGQATSLPGAALIVKTADCQPILVAHASGRYVAALHVGWRGNVMDFPGSGVAAFCARYGLSPADCLAVRGPSLGPAAAQFVNFEAEFGPRFAAYYDAASRTVDLWRLTRDQLAAAGLKPENIFGVEICTFTSPHFFSYRRARTSGRQASFIWIER, from the coding sequence ATGGATCAGCCCGTAGCCGCCATCGCCTTCCGCTTTCCCTCGGTTCCCGGGGTGCGCGTAGCCTTCGGCATGCGCACTGCGATCCCGGCCAACGCCCCGGCCACTGCATGTGGCGACCCCTTCGCCGGGGGCAACATCTCCTACCGGGTGGGCGACGACCCGGATCGGGTGACGAAAACCAGGCAGGCCTTTCGCGACCTGCTGGATTTCTCTTCCTGGCATGCCCTCAAGCAGGTGCATGGCGCGGACATGGTCTTTGACCCGCAGGCCGACACCCTGCGCCAGCCGAGCCCCCGGGAGGCCGACGGGCAGGCCACCTCGCTCCCCGGGGCGGCCCTTATCGTCAAGACCGCCGACTGCCAGCCGATCCTTGTGGCCCACGCCTCGGGGAGGTATGTGGCCGCGCTGCATGTGGGCTGGAGGGGAAACGTGATGGATTTCCCGGGGTCCGGGGTGGCGGCCTTTTGCGCCCGCTACGGGCTGTCCCCGGCCGACTGCCTGGCCGTGCGCGGCCCGAGCCTTGGCCCGGCGGCGGCGCAGTTCGTAAACTTCGAGGCGGAGTTCGGGCCACGTTTTGCGGCCTATTACGATGCGGCGTCCCGAACCGTGGACCTGTGGCGGCTGACCCGGGACCAGCTCGCGGCGGCGGGGCTTAAGCCCGAAAACATCTTCGGCGTGGAGATCTGCACGTTTACGTCGCCCCACTTTTTTTCCTACCGCCGAGCACGCACCTCGGGACGGCAGGCATCCTTCATCTGGATCGAGCGTTAG
- a CDS encoding 5-formyltetrahydrofolate cyclo-ligase codes for MNPAASQKKALRARLLSQRGSLDPATVRQDSAMAARRLLDDPRLGAPHCVLLYLPVKNEPDTRDMFAELSRRGTTVLLPRCRDGEAGELDLYGVDDLAQVCPGRFGILEPDPGRCRPALDMPPEVAVVPGVAFDRRGFRLGFGGGYYDRLFARPEMARTLRIGLAYDFQVVDRLPAEAWDKPMHALCTPKEMTWISP; via the coding sequence ATGAATCCCGCCGCGTCTCAAAAAAAAGCCCTGCGCGCCCGGCTCCTGTCGCAACGCGGCAGCCTGGACCCAGCCACCGTGCGCCAGGACTCGGCCATGGCCGCGCGCCGCCTTCTGGACGATCCCCGACTGGGTGCGCCGCATTGCGTGCTGTTGTATCTGCCGGTAAAAAACGAACCCGACACCCGGGACATGTTTGCGGAGCTTTCCCGCCGGGGAACCACGGTCCTTCTGCCCCGCTGCCGCGACGGCGAAGCTGGGGAACTGGACCTGTACGGCGTGGATGATCTGGCCCAGGTCTGCCCCGGCCGCTTCGGCATCCTGGAGCCCGACCCCGGGCGATGCCGCCCGGCCCTCGACATGCCGCCCGAGGTGGCCGTGGTCCCGGGAGTGGCCTTCGACCGCCGGGGATTCCGCCTGGGATTCGGCGGCGGCTATTACGACCGGCTGTTTGCCCGGCCGGAGATGGCCCGGACCCTGCGCATCGGCCTGGCCTACGATTTCCAGGTCGTGGACCGGCTCCCCGCCGAAGCCTGGGACAAGCCCATGCACGCCCTGTGCACCCCCAAGGAGATGACATGGATCAGCCCGTAG